A window of the Eleutherodactylus coqui strain aEleCoq1 chromosome 8, aEleCoq1.hap1, whole genome shotgun sequence genome harbors these coding sequences:
- the LOC136577783 gene encoding histone H1B-like → MAETAPAAAPPAAEPAAKSKKQPKKSAAGGAKKSKKSSGPGVSELIVRAVSASKERSGVSLAALKKALAAGGYDVEKNNSRLKLAVKSLVTKGSLLQVKGSGASGSFKLNKKQETKDKPAKKKPASAAKPKKPAGAKKAAKSPKKPKKAPAKSPKKAKKPAAAAAKKVAKSPKKASKPKAAPKPKKVTKSPAKKAAKPKAAKSPAKKAVKAKKSAAKK, encoded by the coding sequence ATGgcagaaaccgcgccagccgccgCTCCTCCTGCCGCCGAGCCGGCTGCCAAATCCAAGAAGCAGCCGAAGAAATCCGCCGCAGGGGGCGCCAAGAAAAGCAAGAAGTCCTCCGGTCCCGGCGTGTCGGAGCTGATCGTCAGAGCCGTGTCCGCCTCTAAAGAGCGCAGCGGGGTGTCTCTAGCCGCCCTGAAGAAGGCTCTGGCTGCCGGAGGGTACGATGTAGAGAAGAATAACAGCCGCCTGAAGCTGGCCGTCAAGTCTCTGGTCACCAAGGGCAGCCTGCTCCAGGTGAAAGGCAGCGGCGCCTCCGGCTCCTTCAAGCTGAacaagaagcaggagaccaaggACAAGCCGGCCAAAAAGAAGCCAGCGTCTGCGGCCAAGCCCAAGAAGCCCGCTGGAGCCAAGAAAGCGGCGAAATCTCCTAAGAAGCCCAAGAAGGCTCCGGCCAAAAGCccgaaaaaagcaaagaaacctGCAGCGGCCGCCGCCAAGAAAGTGGCCAAGAGCCCGAAGAAAGCCTCAAAGCCGAAGGCCGCCCCAAAGCCCAAGAAGGTGACGAAGAGTCCGGCTAAGAAGGCGGCCAAACCCAAAGCTGCCAAGAGTCCGGCTAAGAAGGCTGTTAAAGCCAAGAAGAGTGCGGCTAAGAAATAA
- the LOC136578103 gene encoding histone H3, translated as MARTKQTARKSTGGKAPRKQLATKAARKSAPATGGVKKPHRYRPGTVALREIRRYQKSTELLIRKLPFQRLVREIAQDFKTDLRFQSSAVMALQEASEAYLVGLFEDTNLCAIHAKRVTIMPKDIQLARRIRGERA; from the coding sequence ATGGCCAGAACCAAGCAGACCGCTCGTAAATCCACTGGAGGGAAAGCTCCCCGCAAGCAGCTGGCTACGAAGGCCGCCAGGAAGAGCGCTCCTGCCACCGGCGGAGTGAAGAAGCCTCACCGCTACCGTCCAGGTACagtggctctccgtgaaatccgtCGCTACCAGAAGTCCACCGAGCTGCTGATCCGTAAGCTTCCCTTTCAGCGCCTGGTGAGAGAGATCGCCCAGGACTTCAAGACTGACCTGCGCTTCCAGAGCTCAGCGGTCATGGCCCTGCAGGAGGCCAGCGAGGCTTACCTGGTAGGGTTGTTCGAGGACACCAATCTGTGCGCCATCCACGCCAAGCGGGTCACCATCATGCCCAAAGACATCCAGCTGGCCCGCAGGATTCGCGGAGAGAGGGCTTAG
- the LOC136577784 gene encoding histone H4 — translation MSGRGKGGKGLGKGGAKRHRKVLRDNIQGITKPAIRRLARRGGVKRISGLIYEETRGVLKVFLENVIRDAVTYTEHAKRKTVTAMDVVYALKRQGRTLYGFGG, via the coding sequence ATGTCTGGTCGCGGTAAAGGAGGGAAAGGTCTTGGGAAGGGCGGCGCCAAGCGGCACAGGAAGGtgctccgtgataacatccagggcatcaccaagcctgccatccgccgtctagctcgcaggggaggcgtcaagcgtatctccggcctcatctatgaagagactcgcggcgtcctgaaagtcttcctggagaacgtgatccgcgacgccgtcacctacaccgagcacgccaagaggaagaccgtcaccgctatggacgtggtgtacgcgctcaagcgccagggccgcactctctacggcttcggaggttaa
- the LOC136577785 gene encoding histone H2B 1.1 — protein MPDPAKSAPAPKKGSKKAVTKTQKKDGKKRRKTRKESYAIYVYKVLKQVHPDTGISSKAMGIMNSFVNDIFERIAGEASRLAHYNKRSTITSREIQTAVRLLLPGELAKHAVSEGTKAVTKYTSAK, from the coding sequence ATGCCTGATCCCGCCAAGTCTGCTCCAGCGCCCAAGAAGGGCTCCAAGAAAGCCGTGACCAAGACTCAGAAGAAGGACGGCAAGAAGCGTAGGAAGACCAGGAAGGAGAGCTATGCCATCTACGTGTACAAGGTGCTGAAGCAGGTCCACCCCGACACCGGCATCTCCTCCAAGGCCATGGGCATCATGAACTCGTTCGTCAACGACATCTTCGAGCGCATTGCAGGGGAAGCCTCCCGCCTGGCTCACTACAACAAGCGCTCCACCATCACCTCCCGGGAGATTCAGACCGCCGTTCGCCTGCTTCTGCCTGGAGAGCTGGCCAAGCACGCCGTGTCCGAGGGCACCAAGGCCGTCACCAAGTACACCAGCGCCAAGTAA